From Vitis vinifera cultivar Pinot Noir 40024 chromosome 14, ASM3070453v1, a single genomic window includes:
- the LOC100255595 gene encoding phosphoglycerate mutase-like protein AT74, which produces MISHQQHHHSHKPLPKRIILVRHGESAGNLDGTAYTTTPDHQIPLTPQGLVQAKQAGERIRQIVSGLSRDWKVYFYVSPYERTRSTLSEIGRSFSKKRVIGVREECRIREQDFGNFQVEERMKVVKETRLRFGRFFYRFPEGESAADVYDRVSSFLESLWRDIDMNRLHNEPSSDLNFIIVTHGLTSRVFLMKWFKWTVEQFEGLNNLGNCEFQVMQLGNGGEYSLAIHHTEEEMIKWGLSHEMIADQKWRAHAHRGDWNEKCSWYLDSFFENLQESDSSDEEENDELNGPIPLYKCA; this is translated from the exons ATGATAAGCCACCAACAGCATCATCACTCCCACAAGCCATTGCCCAAGAGAATAATACTGGTGCGCCATGGCGAGAGCGCAGGGAATCTTGATGGCACCGCCTACACCACAACCCCAGACCACCAAATTCCTCTAACCCCACAAGGCTTGGTTCAGGCCAAGCAAGCCGGCGAGAGGATCCGCCAGATCGTCTCCGGGCTGTCCCGGGACTGGAAGGTTTACTTTTACGTGTCGCCTTATGAGCGGACGCGATCCACGCTGAGCGAAATCGGGAGGTCGTTTTCGAAGAAGAGGGTGATTGGAGTGAGGGAGGAGTGTAGGATTAGGGAGCAGGATTTTGGGAATTTCCAGGTGGAGGAGAGGATGAAGGTCGTCAAGGAGACAAGGTTGAGGTTTGGGAGGTTCTTTTATCGGTTTCCTGAGGGCGAATCGGCTGCCGATGTGTACGATCGCGTTTCCA GTTTTCTTGAATCACTATGGAGAGACATAGATATGAACAGGCTTCATAATGAACCCTCAAGTGACCTAAATTTCATCATTGTAACGCACGGGCTAACCTCACGAGTATTCCTCATGAAGTGGTTCAAGTGGACAGTCGAGCAATTTGAGGGCCTAAATAATCTTGGGAACTGTGAATTTCAAGTGATGCAGTTAGGAAATGGTGGTGAATATAGCTTGGCAATCCACCACACAGAAGAAGAGATGATAAAATGGGGACTCTCCCATGAAATGATAGCTGACCAAAAATGGCGGGCACATGCTCACAGAGGTGATTGGAATGAAAAGTGTTCCTGGTATCTTGATTCTTTCTTTGAAAATCTACAAGAGTCGGATAGCAGTGATGAAGAAGAGAACGATGAACTAAATGGTCCAATTCCTTTGTATAAATGTGCATAG
- the LOC100250294 gene encoding uncharacterized protein LOC100250294 codes for MARPSYHRLFNHQRILKLVMVLVGFCLACCILGPPLYWHFKGSSRAQTSCGSCDCGCDLDTTFSITLDCGDHDPDMKEEMKKGRLALLAEELRLQKNVTDDRLERTKELTTEVRKASSQYRKEVEKCSVGIETCEEAREKAEAALVDELKLSALWEERARELGWSHGI; via the exons ATGGCTCGTCCCTCATACCACAGGTTATTCAACCACCAAAGAATTCTGAAATTGGTGATGGTTTTGGTGGGCTTTTGTTTGGCTTGTTGCATTTTAGGACCACCATTATACTGGCACTTCAAGGGGAGTTCGAGAGCTCAAACTTCATGTGGTTCATGTGATTGTGGCTGTGATTTAGATACCACCTTCTCCATTACTCTAG ATTGTGGCGATCATGACCCAGACATgaaagaagaaatgaagaagggGAGATTGGCTTTACTAGCAGAGGAGCTACGTCTCCAGAAAAATGTAACTGATGACCGCCTGGAACGCACCAAGGAACTAACAACGGAAGTTAGGAAAGCCTCTTCACAGTACAGAAAGGAAGTAGAAAAATGCAGCGTAGGAATAGAAACATGCGAAGAAGCGAGGGAGAAAGCTGAAGCAGCCCTAGTGGATGAACTTAAGCTTTCAGCATTGTGGGAGGAGCGAGCTCGTGAACTAGGATGGAGCCATGGCATATAG